One genomic segment of Pristiophorus japonicus isolate sPriJap1 unplaced genomic scaffold, sPriJap1.hap1 HAP1_SCAFFOLD_29, whole genome shotgun sequence includes these proteins:
- the LOC139248331 gene encoding histone H2A type 2-A-like, whose amino-acid sequence MSGRGKTGGKVRAKAKSRSSRAGLQFPVGRVHRHLRKGNYAERVGAGAPVYMAAVLEYLTAEILELAGNAARDNKKTRIIPRHLQLAIRNDEELNKLLGKVTIAQGGVLPNIQAVLLPKKTASAPKGK is encoded by the coding sequence atgtctgggagaggaaaaaccggcggtaaagttcgggccaaggccaagtctcgctcctcgcgggccggactgcagttccctgtgggccgtgttcacaggcatctgcgaaaggggaactacgctgagcgtgtgggtgccggagccccggtctacatggctgctgtgctcgagtatctgaccgctgaaatcctggagctggccggcaacgcggcccgcgacaacaagaagacccgcatcatccccagacacctgcagctggccatccggaacgacgaggagctcaacaagctgctgggaaaggtgaccatcgctcagggcggggtgctgcctaatatccaggctgtgctgctgcccaagaaaaccgccAGTGCGCCCAagggcaagtaa
- the LOC139248114 gene encoding histone H1-like has translation MTDTAAAETAPPAAVAQTKAPSKKKKAAPRSGPAGPKLGDQILKVVTDGRDRRGTSLAAIKKALAAKGVDVEKRGFQIRSSIRKNVKNGSLKQIKGTGASGSFKVANTDSQGKVGKKVKKPAAKKSPAKKAAAKKSPVKKAAAKKSSSKKVAAKKSPVKKAATKKTSTKKALAAKKTAKGPAGKKAAAKKPKSPKKVKAAKKVENPRVKATPKSAKVWKAAPKK, from the coding sequence atgactgatactgcagccgccgaaacggctcctcctgccgccgtcgctcaaaccaaggctcccagcaagaagaagaAGGCGGCTCCCCGCTCCGGGCCAGCCGGTCCCAAGTTGGGTGACCAGATCCTTAAGGTTGTGACTGATGGCAGGGATCGCAGGGGAACgtccctggccgcgataaagaaggctctggcggccaaaggcgtcGATGTGGAGAAGCGCGGCTTCCAGATCAGGTCCAGTATCAGGAAGAATGTGAAGAATGGttccctgaagcagatcaagggcacgggcgcctcgggctcatTCAAAGTCGCTAATACTGATTCCCAGGGGAAAGTGGGAAAGAAGGTGAAgaagccagcagccaagaaatctccagcaaagaaagcagcagccaagaaatctccagtaaagaaagcagcagccaagaaatcttcaTCAAAGAAagtagcagccaagaaatctccagtaaAGAAAGCAGCAACCAAGaaaacgagcaccaagaaggcgcTAGCGGCAAAAAAGACAGCGAAAGGGCCGGCTGGGAAGAAGGCGGCGGCGAAgaagcccaagagccccaagaaAGTGAAGGCGGCTAAAAAGGTGGAGAACCCGAGGGTCAAGGCCACGCCCAAATCAGCAAAGGTATGGAAAGCAGCgcccaaaaagtaa